The Legionella spiritensis DNA segment TGGCCGCATCAAATGTAATGTGAGCTGCCGTTATTAAGCGAAATGACTTGATACACGTTCAGGTTCCGTAAAAAATACAAAGCAGATTTACCAGGCTGCAGGCTGCAGCCTGGTTTACAAAAAAATCAATGGCCATCATCCATTTCAAAGCCAGAAAAAATACAAGGCAGGCAACGCCGTTATCAGAACAACGAGTTCAACCGGAATCCCGAGCCACAAATAGTCAAAGAATTTGTATCCCCCAGGCCCCATCACCAACGTATTATTCTGATGGCTTATCGGCGTTAAAAAAGAACAGGAAGCGCCGATACCAACGGCCATCAGAAAAGGATCCGGACTCATCTTGAGCAATTCTGCCAGGTTGGCTCCTACTGGCGCCATGACTATGGCCGTCGCGGCATTATTCATTATGTCGGAGAGTGTCATGGTAATGATTAACAACAACCCCAGAATCAGAAGTATTGAGCCATGTCCACTCATGGCAAGCAGGGAGGAACCAATCATTTGGGCAGCCCCGGTGGTTTTTAACGCGCTACCCAAGGGAATCAGGGCAGCCAGCATGACTATAATTGACCAGTCAATGCTGCTGTAAACCTGCCGGATCGGAATGACATTAAAGATAACCATCAAAACAACAACAAGGGTAAATGCTATTTCAACCCGCAAAATCTGCAAGGAGGCCAGAAATATCCCTCCCAGAAACAAGGCCAGTGGCAACAAAATATTATGCCTGATCCCCACATTAATGGTCCTTTCGGCAAGAGGCACAAGACCGAGATTAACGATATTTTCCTGCAGATTTTCGCTGGCACCCTGGATAAGCAATACGTCACCAGTATTAAAATTCACATGATTCAAGCGGTTTTTGAACGCCTTACCGGAACGAGACACCGCCAGAAGATTCAGGCCAAAACGGGAGCGCACACGAAGGCGTTGCCAGGAACGTCCCATGATCCGTGAACCGGCGGTTACGACCGCTTCAATAGTACTGATGTCCTGGCCTCGTAAACTTTCCGCTGAGATGACTTCACCATGTGACAATTCCAGATTGCCCTTAAGAAGAAGATTGTTCAAATCCTCGTGAGACGCTTCGATGATCAAAACATCGTTGGCTTGCAGCTCTTCATCGCCGGGAATAACCAGCCTTTTCCTTCTGCCCCGGATCAATCCTAAAATGGAAAAATCACCTTCGATTAAATTTTCCAGCGCCCGACGCTCCATACCCACAACCGGTGAATCGGCCGGGATCACAATTTCACTGATGTAATCCTGGATCTGATAAAGCTCACTGGCATCACCGGATGCCTTGCGTCGCTCCGGAACAAGTCTCCAGCCAATGAGAATAATAAAAATCAACGAAGTCACCGCGATTGAAATTCCAGCTGGCGTAAAATCAAACATTGAAAAGGGCTCACCGGTCAGACTTTGCCGGTAAGCAGAAATCAACAGGTTTGGCGGCGTTCCTATTTTGGTGATCAAACCTCCGAGAACCGTAGCAAAGGATAAGGGCATCAATATTTTAGATGGGGATATTTTCGCGTTAATCGCGCCCTGGATTGCGACAGGCATAATTAAAGACAATGCCCCGACGTTATTCATAAAAGCGGATAAAACCGCCGACACCACACAGATAACCGCAATCAGTTGGAAAGGGGACGTCAGAACAGGTTCGATATATTCCAGTATTTTATCGACCAGACCGGCCTGAATAATCGCTCCGGAAATAACCATAACCGCTGCTACCGTAATAACCGCGGGATTACTGAAGCCCTCAAAGGCTTGCGAGGCAGGAACCAGTCCAACCAACACAAGAGTGAGCAGGCTCATTAAAGCCACCATGTCATAACGGTAATATCCCCATACGAACATGACCATGGTAGCGGCGAGTATCAAAAATAACAGATAGGCATCCTGCATAATAAATCCGTCTGATGGTCAACAGACCGTGGTAGTTATACTGCTCATTAACACGGATACCGTTTCCATTGGGTTTGAACCTGCCAAAACCAAATGGAAACAGTATTAGTATATCTCATCCTTGTCATAATGAACGTATCATTTATCGTCATGATTCCCGAGTTCGGACTGTTAGCGGAACATCACAACACGTCGTTGTACAGAGATCGCTCTTTTACTGGTGATTTTTCCTTTACCCCCGGTTTATGAGGCTTGAAAAAATGCAATATGCCTGGCCTTGGTTTCCTTGCCACCCTTTTCACCGGTGAATAAATATCCACCAGCCAGGCCGGCAATTCGGTTTTTTCCATACTGCGATCCGCTTTGCCTTTGTATTGCCGCGCATCTTTTGTCTCATAACAAAAACCCGCTCTTTCAACGAGGTATTTCGTTTTTAATTCCTTTACAAAATCGGAATCAATCGGCTTTGAAAGCCGCAAGGCTTC contains these protein-coding regions:
- a CDS encoding SLC13 family permease yields the protein MQDAYLLFLILAATMVMFVWGYYRYDMVALMSLLTLVLVGLVPASQAFEGFSNPAVITVAAVMVISGAIIQAGLVDKILEYIEPVLTSPFQLIAVICVVSAVLSAFMNNVGALSLIMPVAIQGAINAKISPSKILMPLSFATVLGGLITKIGTPPNLLISAYRQSLTGEPFSMFDFTPAGISIAVTSLIFIILIGWRLVPERRKASGDASELYQIQDYISEIVIPADSPVVGMERRALENLIEGDFSILGLIRGRRKRLVIPGDEELQANDVLIIEASHEDLNNLLLKGNLELSHGEVISAESLRGQDISTIEAVVTAGSRIMGRSWQRLRVRSRFGLNLLAVSRSGKAFKNRLNHVNFNTGDVLLIQGASENLQENIVNLGLVPLAERTINVGIRHNILLPLALFLGGIFLASLQILRVEIAFTLVVVLMVIFNVIPIRQVYSSIDWSIIVMLAALIPLGSALKTTGAAQMIGSSLLAMSGHGSILLILGLLLIITMTLSDIMNNAATAIVMAPVGANLAELLKMSPDPFLMAVGIGASCSFLTPISHQNNTLVMGPGGYKFFDYLWLGIPVELVVLITALPALYFFWL